A single genomic interval of Flavobacterium sp. N2820 harbors:
- a CDS encoding DEAD/DEAH box helicase, whose protein sequence is MDRIEETTNVLRQINKFNSKEISDDILIKFVCDYFNEIKNDTLNQSDLKFLKYISNVAGIPHYFDILNSQFNQETEIEEYNLNTFSSLLYESTLHTAENSKVHKYQMEIMDLFQTGKLNRYFLSASTSFGKTHIVFEIIKKMDYKNVVLIFPTIALLSENLEKLISHDNYEYFRGKYKIHTLSEVTEFEENNLFIYTPERFLSFKEKNPTSITFNFAFVDEIYKIDNEYLLDEEVKENERDVAYRLSVFYALENNVDVLLAGPYIDFYDSQKTGYNSSFDKFLTQNEIELKNYNQYEIVSKSYEDIKSKKHIDVDKYLEFDFETNKKKDKLIEIVKKINDINENTIIYCSTRNYTESYATTLLESDVFNNHSDNDYSDFIKHISKNFSKDWTIINALQKGIGVHHGLIPK, encoded by the coding sequence ATGGATAGAATTGAAGAAACCACTAATGTCCTAAGACAAATCAATAAATTCAATTCAAAAGAAATATCTGATGATATTCTTATTAAATTCGTATGCGATTATTTCAACGAAATAAAAAATGACACATTAAATCAATCTGACTTAAAATTTCTAAAATACATTTCAAATGTTGCAGGAATACCACATTATTTTGACATCTTGAATAGCCAATTCAATCAAGAAACAGAAATAGAAGAATATAATTTAAACACTTTTTCCTCATTGCTTTACGAAAGTACTTTACACACAGCTGAGAATTCAAAAGTCCATAAATATCAAATGGAAATTATGGATTTGTTTCAAACAGGAAAATTGAATAGATATTTTTTATCAGCAAGTACTTCGTTTGGTAAAACACATATTGTTTTTGAAATCATTAAAAAAATGGACTACAAAAACGTAGTTCTAATTTTTCCAACTATTGCGTTACTTTCTGAAAATCTCGAAAAGTTAATATCCCATGATAACTATGAATATTTTAGAGGAAAATATAAAATTCACACTTTAAGTGAAGTAACCGAATTTGAAGAAAATAATTTATTTATTTACACACCTGAACGGTTTTTATCTTTCAAAGAAAAAAATCCTACTAGTATAACATTTAATTTTGCCTTTGTTGATGAGATTTATAAAATTGACAACGAATATTTGCTTGATGAAGAAGTAAAAGAAAATGAAAGAGATGTTGCATATCGTTTATCTGTGTTTTATGCATTAGAAAATAATGTTGATGTTCTCTTAGCTGGTCCATATATTGATTTTTATGATTCTCAAAAAACAGGATATAATTCTTCATTTGATAAATTTCTTACTCAAAACGAAATTGAATTAAAAAATTACAATCAATATGAAATTGTAAGCAAATCATATGAAGATATTAAGTCTAAAAAGCATATTGATGTTGATAAATATTTAGAATTTGATTTTGAGACCAATAAGAAGAAGGATAAATTAATTGAAATTGTAAAAAAAATAAATGATATAAATGAGAATACAATCATTTATTGTTCGACAAGAAATTACACAGAATCATACGCTACAACACTTTTAGAGTCAGATGTTTTCAACAATCATTCAGACAATGATTATTCAGACTTTATAAAACATATATCTAAAAATTTCAGCAAAGATTGGACAATAATAAATGCATTGCAAAAAGGAATTGGTGTTCATCACGGTTTAATACCAAAGTAA
- a CDS encoding NifU family protein — translation MRVISIKITNNPSIVKFELDEFIVKSENFEFKNIDETKQSPLAKQLFFLPFVKTVYISGNFIAIEKFSIVEWEDVQDDVVSQINDFIANGGEVLKIEENQNKKQPITIYAETTPNPSVLKFVCNKLLTKTALECKNIDETLASPLAKELFKFPFVKEVFIDENYISITKFAITEWDEITLELRTFIKEYIENGKVVIDETAIVKTEIHQKQQEAYFDTLDVTSQQIINIIEEYVKPAVQSDGGNIMFESFDASEKRVKVVLQGACSGCPSSTFTLKNGIENMLKDMLKDNDIKVEAING, via the coding sequence ATGCGTGTAATTTCGATAAAAATAACAAATAACCCTTCGATTGTTAAATTTGAACTAGATGAATTCATTGTCAAAAGTGAAAACTTTGAGTTTAAAAACATTGATGAAACAAAACAATCTCCATTAGCCAAACAATTATTTTTCCTGCCTTTTGTAAAAACGGTTTACATATCAGGTAATTTTATTGCTATTGAAAAATTTTCAATTGTAGAATGGGAAGATGTTCAGGATGATGTTGTTAGTCAAATTAATGATTTTATTGCCAATGGTGGAGAGGTTTTAAAAATTGAGGAAAATCAGAACAAAAAACAGCCAATCACTATTTATGCAGAAACCACTCCTAACCCATCCGTATTAAAATTTGTATGCAATAAATTGTTAACCAAAACAGCTTTGGAATGCAAAAACATTGATGAAACTTTAGCTTCGCCACTTGCAAAAGAATTATTCAAATTTCCATTCGTTAAGGAAGTTTTTATTGATGAAAATTATATTTCTATTACAAAATTTGCTATAACAGAGTGGGATGAAATTACGTTAGAACTAAGAACATTTATAAAAGAATATATTGAGAATGGCAAAGTTGTTATTGATGAAACAGCGATTGTAAAAACCGAGATTCACCAAAAACAACAAGAAGCTTATTTTGACACTTTAGACGTTACTTCACAACAAATTATTAATATTATTGAAGAATATGTAAAGCCAGCTGTTCAAAGCGATGGTGGAAACATTATGTTTGAATCATTTGACGCTTCTGAAAAACGTGTTAAAGTAGTTTTACAAGGCGCTTGCAGTGGATGTCCTTCTTCTACTTTTACATTAAAAAATGGCATTGAAAACATGTTAAAAGACATGCTAAAAGACAACGACATCAAAGTTGAGGCAATTAACGGATAA
- a CDS encoding NAD(P)-dependent oxidoreductase, which produces MKFGIIKERKNPPDRRVVFTPEELVRLQSEHPEAVVKVESSDIRIFSDEQYQNLGIKVDTDVTDCDVLFGVKEVPVDALIPNKKYFFFSHTIKKQSYNRKLLQAILEKNIELYDHETIVDANNRRLIGFGRYAGIVGAYNGFRAFGIKYDLFTLAKAETLSGKDELITRLKRQTLPNIKIVLTGHGKVGMGAKEILDGMKIKQVAVADFLTKKYSEPVYVQIDVLDYNKRIDGQVLNNEDFYKNPQDYTSDFGRFSKVADIFMAGHFHGNGAPDILTREMLQAPDNKIQVVADISCDVDGPVACTLKASTIAEPFFGYLPSEHKEVSYTHPASIMVMSVDNLPCELPKDASEGFGEMFMKHVIPAFFNGDKDGILERAKMTENGKLTQRFAYLQDYVDGK; this is translated from the coding sequence ATGAAGTTTGGTATTATAAAAGAAAGAAAAAATCCCCCTGATAGAAGAGTTGTTTTTACTCCAGAAGAATTGGTTCGATTACAATCGGAACATCCTGAGGCAGTTGTAAAAGTTGAAAGTTCAGATATACGCATTTTTTCGGATGAACAATACCAAAATTTAGGCATTAAAGTTGACACAGATGTAACCGATTGTGATGTTTTATTTGGTGTGAAAGAAGTGCCAGTTGATGCTTTAATTCCGAATAAAAAATACTTTTTCTTTTCGCATACGATAAAAAAACAATCTTACAATCGAAAACTACTTCAAGCAATACTTGAAAAAAATATCGAATTGTATGATCATGAAACAATTGTTGATGCAAATAACAGAAGACTAATTGGTTTTGGAAGATATGCTGGAATTGTTGGTGCATACAATGGTTTTAGAGCTTTCGGAATTAAATATGACTTATTTACTTTGGCTAAAGCCGAAACGCTAAGTGGCAAAGATGAGTTGATTACCCGTTTAAAAAGACAAACCCTTCCAAATATAAAAATTGTGCTTACCGGACACGGAAAAGTAGGAATGGGAGCTAAAGAAATTTTGGATGGTATGAAAATCAAACAGGTAGCAGTGGCTGATTTTTTAACAAAAAAATATTCTGAACCTGTTTATGTCCAAATTGATGTTTTGGATTACAACAAAAGAATAGACGGACAAGTTTTAAATAACGAAGATTTTTATAAAAATCCACAAGATTATACTTCCGATTTTGGACGTTTTTCTAAAGTGGCAGATATTTTTATGGCGGGGCATTTTCATGGAAATGGTGCGCCCGACATTTTAACACGTGAAATGTTGCAAGCACCAGATAATAAAATTCAAGTAGTGGCTGATATTTCTTGCGATGTAGATGGTCCAGTGGCTTGTACATTAAAGGCTTCAACTATTGCAGAACCATTTTTTGGATATTTACCAAGTGAACACAAAGAAGTTTCATACACGCATCCTGCTTCAATAATGGTAATGTCTGTTGATAATTTGCCTTGTGAATTACCAAAAGATGCGAGTGAAGGTTTTGGTGAAATGTTTATGAAACATGTAATTCCAGCTTTTTTTAACGGTGACAAAGACGGTATTTTAGAAAGAGCCAAAATGACCGAAAACGGAAAGTTGACACAACGTTTTGCCTATTTGCAAGACTATGTTGACGGTAAATAA
- a CDS encoding DUF1801 domain-containing protein codes for MKPTEAYILRQPAQYQVMMLHVLSVVEQELSVSELLFKWGIPYVYYKKKPFCYLAPNRKKGFLDVGFAKGFQLKRNQDALVDENRNTVKSLRYFSIETIDNTVLIDVISESKLLYK; via the coding sequence ATGAAACCCACTGAAGCTTACATACTTCGTCAGCCAGCACAATATCAAGTTATGATGTTGCATGTTTTATCAGTGGTTGAGCAAGAGCTTTCAGTATCTGAATTACTTTTTAAATGGGGAATTCCATATGTGTATTATAAGAAAAAACCATTTTGTTATTTGGCACCAAATCGAAAAAAAGGGTTTTTAGATGTTGGGTTTGCTAAGGGATTTCAGTTGAAAAGAAATCAAGATGCCTTAGTTGACGAAAATAGGAATACGGTTAAATCTTTACGCTATTTTTCGATTGAAACAATTGATAATACTGTTTTAATCGATGTTATTTCAGAATCAAAATTACTTTATAAATAA
- the creD gene encoding cell envelope integrity protein CreD produces METQMQQEPKVSFFQTTTAKMIMVGILTLVLLIPLALVQELIVERSVRQKEVISETTSKWGSSVYFYGPILKIPYKDPMTGINNYAYFFPENLNNKSEVTMVKPLERSIYKSNVFTTKMQFDGKYSQPNFASKGIPAENIYWNRAKIMIRTTNLKSLKDEVKMKIGNQDLAFESVANATNDSIESLETNYFDYKSLQNNTQFNFDISFNGSKQIKMVPIGKTTDAKITSNWNSPNFNGNFSPISREITDKGFAANWKILHFNRPFAQQYFDILPELGKYAFAVDFITPVDEYQQNERASKYGFLVIGLTFLIFFLIQSISKINIHIFQYSMIGIALIMFYTLLISITEHSSFSFAYIVAASSVIALISLYSISILKDKKFPLFIGVSLTVLYTFIFVIIQLEDYALLVGSIGLFLILAAVMYFSRKIEWNK; encoded by the coding sequence ATGGAAACACAAATGCAACAAGAGCCAAAAGTATCTTTTTTTCAAACCACAACCGCCAAAATGATTATGGTGGGAATTTTAACTTTAGTGTTATTAATTCCGCTAGCCTTAGTGCAAGAATTAATAGTTGAGCGAAGTGTGCGACAAAAAGAAGTCATTTCAGAAACCACATCAAAATGGGGAAGTTCGGTTTATTTTTATGGTCCAATTTTAAAAATTCCGTACAAAGATCCAATGACTGGAATAAATAATTACGCCTACTTTTTTCCAGAAAATTTAAATAATAAATCAGAGGTTACAATGGTAAAACCTTTGGAACGAAGCATTTATAAATCAAATGTGTTTACCACAAAAATGCAATTTGACGGAAAATATAGCCAACCAAATTTTGCTTCTAAAGGAATTCCAGCTGAAAATATTTATTGGAATCGAGCCAAAATCATGATTCGAACTACCAATTTAAAAAGTTTAAAAGACGAAGTAAAAATGAAAATAGGCAATCAAGATTTAGCTTTTGAATCGGTTGCCAATGCAACAAATGATAGTATTGAGAGCCTGGAAACCAACTATTTTGATTATAAATCGCTTCAAAACAACACCCAATTCAATTTTGATATTTCGTTCAACGGAAGCAAACAAATTAAAATGGTTCCTATTGGAAAAACAACTGATGCCAAAATAACTTCTAATTGGAATTCGCCGAACTTCAACGGTAACTTCTCTCCTATTTCAAGAGAAATTACAGACAAAGGTTTTGCTGCAAATTGGAAAATACTGCACTTTAATCGTCCGTTTGCACAACAGTATTTCGATATTTTACCCGAATTAGGAAAATATGCATTTGCTGTTGATTTTATTACTCCAGTAGATGAATACCAACAAAACGAACGCGCTTCAAAATATGGCTTTCTAGTTATTGGATTGACCTTTTTAATCTTCTTTTTAATTCAATCGATTAGTAAAATCAACATTCATATTTTTCAATATTCGATGATAGGCATTGCACTAATCATGTTTTACACCTTATTGATTTCCATTACTGAACACAGTAGCTTTTCGTTTGCTTATATTGTTGCTGCAAGTTCAGTAATAGCGTTGATTTCATTGTATTCTATTTCCATTTTAAAAGACAAAAAGTTTCCGCTATTTATTGGTGTTTCGTTAACTGTTTTATACACATTTATCTTCGTTATCATTCAATTAGAAGATTATGCATTGTTAGTAGGAAGTATTGGATTGTTCTTGATATTGGCAGCTGTGATGTATTTCTCGAGAAAGATTGAGTGGAATAAATAG
- a CDS encoding winged helix-turn-helix domain-containing protein produces the protein MLNIIQNINKAFDHRIRLGIMSVLMVNESADFNMLKELLGVTDGNLASHTKALELENYIQIEKQFIGKKPNTKYSATKEGRIAFTSHIEALEKLIKKS, from the coding sequence ATGCTAAACATCATCCAAAATATCAACAAAGCCTTTGATCACCGAATTCGTTTGGGGATTATGTCGGTATTGATGGTGAATGAAAGTGCCGATTTTAATATGTTAAAGGAGCTGTTAGGCGTAACTGATGGTAACTTAGCTTCACACACAAAAGCATTAGAATTAGAAAATTATATTCAAATTGAAAAACAGTTCATTGGAAAAAAACCAAATACAAAATATAGTGCAACAAAAGAAGGGAGAATTGCCTTTACTTCACATATTGAAGCGCTTGAAAAATTAATTAAGAAAAGTTAA
- a CDS encoding 2-dehydro-3-deoxyphosphooctonate aldolase — protein MKYFFSIITALLLTGCVSTESTLKNVDNTAKRPSFTDGRYILTEYAQDSKYGFDPDYPVNIGFIHDKQETINITYYFNALEGPNGEKISFKKVDTCCPFPTKNNTMGAGTIGIYEVTLEGTTKKLTMYFNTFEKGKILCPKGLSLKKFPTRDK, from the coding sequence ATGAAGTATTTTTTTTCAATAATTACCGCCCTATTATTAACCGGTTGTGTGAGCACAGAATCTACCTTAAAAAACGTAGACAATACTGCTAAAAGACCTTCATTTACTGATGGCAGATACATTTTAACAGAATATGCACAAGACAGTAAATATGGATTTGATCCTGATTATCCAGTAAATATTGGATTTATTCATGACAAGCAAGAAACCATAAATATAACTTATTATTTCAATGCCTTGGAAGGTCCAAATGGTGAGAAAATCAGTTTCAAAAAAGTTGACACTTGTTGCCCATTTCCTACCAAAAACAATACCATGGGCGCTGGAACTATTGGGATTTATGAGGTAACTTTAGAAGGAACAACAAAAAAACTAACGATGTATTTTAATACTTTTGAAAAAGGAAAAATACTTTGTCCGAAAGGATTATCATTAAAAAAATTCCCAACACGTGATAAATAA
- a CDS encoding heavy-metal-associated domain-containing protein: protein MKTTLYIQNLKCGGCANTITKNISLIDAVKEVNVNVEESSVSFDYPTEEKLRAVKEKLKTLGYPEDGALNSLGSKAKSYVSCAIGKMS, encoded by the coding sequence ATGAAAACTACCTTATATATTCAAAATTTAAAATGTGGCGGTTGTGCCAATACAATTACTAAAAATATTTCTCTGATAGATGCAGTAAAAGAGGTAAATGTAAATGTTGAAGAGAGTTCAGTTTCTTTCGATTATCCAACAGAAGAAAAACTTAGAGCAGTAAAAGAAAAATTAAAAACATTAGGTTATCCAGAAGATGGAGCGCTTAATAGTTTAGGTTCAAAAGCCAAATCTTATGTGAGTTGTGCGATTGGAAAAATGAGTTAA
- a CDS encoding DUF4199 domain-containing protein: MKKFKIEIKWAVIMLIIFLAWMTLEKQLGFHDEKIKWQMFFTMLIIFPNFILYYLALKDKKENFYMGDMNWRQGFISGVVISFVVVIFSPITQFITHEFITPNYFDKLIALSVESKRLTLEEAKSYFNLTAYIWQSISGGLSFGVVIGAIVAYILKTKTPDSTSKLK; encoded by the coding sequence ATGAAAAAGTTTAAAATAGAAATCAAATGGGCTGTTATCATGTTAATTATCTTTTTGGCTTGGATGACATTAGAAAAACAATTGGGATTTCATGATGAAAAAATAAAATGGCAAATGTTTTTTACGATGCTTATCATTTTTCCAAATTTTATATTGTATTATTTGGCTTTGAAAGATAAAAAGGAAAACTTTTATATGGGAGATATGAATTGGAGACAGGGATTTATTTCGGGTGTTGTCATTTCATTTGTTGTTGTAATTTTTAGCCCGATTACACAATTTATTACTCATGAATTCATTACCCCAAACTATTTTGACAAACTGATTGCGCTCTCAGTAGAAAGCAAAAGATTAACATTAGAAGAAGCGAAAAGTTATTTTAATTTAACAGCATATATTTGGCAAAGTATTTCGGGCGGATTATCTTTTGGAGTAGTTATTGGCGCGATTGTTGCATACATTTTAAAAACAAAAACACCTGATTCAACTAGTAAATTAAAATAA
- a CDS encoding MFS transporter, with translation MSTNQTKTNYPALYTLITVFFFWGFIAAGNSIFIPFCKSYFSLDQFQSQLVDFAFYTAYYVGALLLFAFGDLSGKDIVGKWGYKKSIVYGLLFSALGAGAMIIAVEASVYAGMLVGLFIVALGFSLQQTAANPFAILLGDPKTGASRVNLGGGINSFGTTIGPIVVALALFGTAKSISDDQIKALELSKVVLLYIGVGLLFVAAAALFYFSKKVPSGIANEPMEKANKALRTLVIMTVLLGVMFTPVFQSYKSAEAKKIETLEYDLNYAKSKNAIQKTKDFTGDELAIYKETLDNKNSQLVVLKKAIERERMLWLSGALLVVVGGLMFSYASAKKKSEGWGAMQYPQLVLGMLAIFTYVGVEVAIGSNLGELLKLEEFGSLQSSDIAPYISMYWGSLMIGRWAGAISVFNLQGTKKTIALIVVPLIAFGIILGVNILSGKDMKPLYYYIFCVLIQIGAFFLSKDKPARTLTIFGTFGVIAMLIGLFSTGTVAIYAFLAGGLACSIMWPSIFSLSIIGLGKYTSQGSAFLVMMILGGGIIPPIQGKLSDIIGIHQSYIIAVVCFAYLTLFAILVKGLLKKQNIDVDAIEVEGSH, from the coding sequence ATGAGTACAAACCAAACTAAAACAAATTATCCAGCATTGTATACATTAATTACAGTGTTTTTCTTTTGGGGATTTATCGCCGCAGGGAATAGTATTTTTATTCCATTTTGTAAGAGTTATTTTTCATTAGATCAATTTCAATCACAGTTGGTTGATTTTGCTTTTTATACCGCTTATTATGTTGGTGCATTATTGTTATTTGCTTTTGGTGATTTATCAGGCAAAGATATTGTAGGTAAATGGGGGTATAAAAAAAGTATTGTTTATGGATTATTATTTTCGGCTTTAGGTGCTGGGGCTATGATTATTGCTGTTGAAGCAAGTGTTTATGCCGGAATGTTAGTTGGATTGTTTATTGTAGCTTTAGGTTTTTCATTGCAACAAACCGCTGCCAATCCGTTTGCAATTTTATTGGGTGATCCAAAAACAGGAGCAAGTCGTGTAAATCTTGGAGGAGGAATCAACTCGTTTGGGACAACCATTGGACCAATTGTAGTGGCATTGGCTTTATTTGGTACTGCAAAATCAATTTCAGATGACCAAATTAAAGCATTAGAATTAAGTAAGGTTGTATTATTATATATTGGTGTTGGATTATTATTCGTTGCAGCTGCGGCTTTATTTTATTTTTCTAAAAAAGTACCAAGCGGAATTGCAAATGAACCTATGGAAAAAGCGAATAAAGCATTGAGAACTTTGGTAATCATGACAGTTTTATTAGGCGTAATGTTTACACCAGTATTTCAAAGTTATAAAAGTGCTGAAGCTAAAAAAATTGAAACGTTAGAATATGATTTGAATTATGCTAAATCCAAAAATGCCATCCAAAAAACAAAAGATTTTACGGGTGATGAATTAGCCATTTATAAAGAAACATTAGATAATAAAAACAGTCAATTAGTAGTTCTAAAGAAGGCAATTGAAAGAGAGAGAATGCTTTGGCTTTCTGGGGCTTTATTGGTTGTTGTAGGTGGTTTGATGTTTTCTTATGCTTCAGCAAAAAAGAAATCTGAAGGATGGGGAGCTATGCAGTATCCACAGTTGGTTTTAGGAATGTTGGCTATTTTTACCTATGTTGGGGTTGAGGTAGCAATTGGAAGTAATTTAGGAGAATTATTAAAATTAGAAGAATTTGGTAGCTTACAATCATCTGATATTGCGCCCTATATTTCTATGTATTGGGGAAGTTTGATGATTGGACGTTGGGCAGGAGCTATTAGCGTTTTCAATTTGCAAGGCACAAAAAAGACCATAGCATTAATTGTGGTTCCATTAATTGCTTTTGGAATTATTTTAGGTGTAAATATCCTTTCAGGAAAAGACATGAAACCTTTGTATTACTATATTTTCTGTGTTTTGATTCAAATTGGCGCTTTCTTCTTAAGTAAAGATAAACCCGCTAGAACGTTAACTATATTCGGAACATTTGGAGTTATTGCCATGTTAATTGGTTTGTTTAGCACTGGAACAGTTGCCATTTATGCCTTTTTAGCAGGTGGTTTGGCTTGTAGTATTATGTGGCCATCCATTTTTAGTTTGTCTATAATTGGATTAGGAAAGTATACTTCTCAAGGTTCTGCGTTTTTAGTGATGATGATTTTAGGTGGAGGAATTATTCCTCCAATTCAAGGAAAATTATCTGATATTATCGGAATTCATCAATCATATATAATTGCAGTTGTTTGTTTTGCTTATTTAACGCTTTTCGCAATTTTAGTAAAAGGCTTGTTGAAAAAACAAAACATTGATGTAGATGCAATTGAAGTGGAAGGAAGTCATTAA
- a CDS encoding YeeE/YedE family protein, producing MKLARFFLTGVLFGIVLTKAEAVSWYRIYEMFHFQSFHMFGIIGTALFTGIVGLQFIKKKKLKDFNGLPIKIIEKERGFWRYVIGGTIFGLGWALVGSCPGPIFILLGTGTYAIAVVLIGALLGTYIYGLLKDRLPH from the coding sequence ATGAAGCTAGCACGTTTTTTTCTAACAGGAGTTTTATTCGGAATTGTTTTAACTAAGGCAGAAGCTGTTTCTTGGTATCGAATTTATGAAATGTTTCATTTTCAATCGTTTCATATGTTCGGAATTATAGGCACAGCTCTTTTTACAGGAATTGTTGGATTACAATTCATAAAAAAGAAAAAATTAAAAGATTTTAATGGACTTCCAATCAAGATTATTGAAAAAGAAAGAGGTTTTTGGAGGTATGTAATTGGCGGAACAATTTTTGGATTAGGATGGGCATTGGTTGGTAGTTGCCCTGGACCAATTTTTATTTTATTGGGAACAGGTACTTATGCAATTGCTGTAGTTTTAATCGGTGCATTACTAGGAACTTATATCTATGGTTTGTTAAAAGATAGATTGCCTCATTAA
- a CDS encoding YeeE/YedE family protein has product MEYIYGTWHWAVSGFLIGVTMLILTYFGKTFGMSSNLRTLCSMAGAGKFTDFFKLDWREQKWSLAVVLGAIVGGFIAYHFLSNGTGVSLNPDTITQLQAIGIEAPNGKLLPDAIFSIETLQTPKGFAILLMGGLLIGFGTRYAGGCTSGHAISGLSNLQLPSLVAVIGFFIGGLLMAHLILPLIFKTT; this is encoded by the coding sequence ATGGAATATATCTATGGAACGTGGCATTGGGCAGTTTCTGGTTTTTTAATCGGAGTTACAATGCTTATTTTAACTTATTTTGGAAAAACATTTGGCATGTCGTCTAATTTGCGAACCTTGTGTTCTATGGCAGGAGCTGGAAAATTTACCGATTTTTTTAAATTAGATTGGCGCGAACAAAAATGGAGTTTAGCTGTTGTTTTAGGAGCAATTGTTGGTGGATTTATAGCGTATCATTTTTTGTCAAATGGAACAGGGGTTTCTTTAAATCCTGATACAATTACTCAATTACAAGCAATCGGAATTGAAGCACCTAACGGAAAGTTATTGCCAGATGCAATTTTTAGCATTGAAACATTACAAACACCAAAAGGATTCGCGATTTTATTGATGGGAGGATTATTAATTGGTTTTGGAACACGTTATGCTGGCGGTTGTACATCAGGTCATGCTATTTCTGGATTAAGTAATTTGCAATTGCCTTCTTTGGTAGCGGTCATTGGATTTTTTATTGGAGGTTTGTTGATGGCGCATTTGATTTTGCCTTTAATTTTTAAAACAACATAA
- the kdsA gene encoding 3-deoxy-8-phosphooctulonate synthase, whose product MNLQNIPQIKHTESGNFFLLAGPCAIEGEEMAMRIAEKLVSVTDKLQIPYVFKGSFKKANRSRIDSFSGIGDEKALKILQKVSKEFGVPTVTDIHTNEDAAMAAEYVDVLQIPAFLVRQTDLVVAAAKTGKTVNLKKGQFMSPESMKHAVQKVLDCQNENIMVTDRGTMFGYQDMIVDFRGIPTMQNFATTVLDVTHSLQQPNQMTGVTGGRPDMIETIAKAGIAVGVDGIFIETHFDPSNAKSDGANMLHLDYFEGLMTKLVAIRKTVNQF is encoded by the coding sequence ATGAATTTACAAAACATACCTCAAATAAAACATACTGAGAGTGGCAACTTTTTCTTATTAGCTGGACCTTGTGCTATTGAAGGTGAAGAAATGGCTATGCGAATTGCTGAAAAATTAGTTTCTGTTACTGATAAATTACAAATTCCTTACGTTTTTAAAGGATCTTTTAAAAAAGCTAATCGTTCAAGAATTGATAGTTTTTCTGGAATTGGAGACGAAAAAGCGTTGAAAATTTTACAAAAAGTTTCTAAAGAATTTGGCGTACCAACCGTTACAGACATACACACAAACGAAGACGCTGCCATGGCCGCTGAATATGTAGATGTATTACAAATTCCAGCTTTTTTAGTTCGTCAAACAGATTTAGTAGTAGCTGCTGCAAAAACAGGAAAAACGGTGAATTTGAAAAAAGGACAATTTATGAGCCCTGAAAGCATGAAACACGCTGTTCAAAAAGTATTAGATTGCCAAAACGAGAATATTATGGTAACTGATAGAGGAACAATGTTTGGTTATCAAGATATGATTGTTGATTTCAGAGGAATTCCTACCATGCAAAATTTTGCAACCACTGTACTGGATGTGACCCATTCACTTCAACAACCCAATCAAATGACAGGAGTTACTGGTGGTCGACCAGATATGATAGAAACAATTGCCAAAGCTGGAATTGCTGTAGGTGTAGACGGAATTTTCATCGAAACACATTTTGACCCATCCAATGCAAAAAGTGATGGTGCAAACATGCTACATTTGGATTATTTCGAAGGTTTAATGACCAAATTAGTAGCGATTCGTAAAACCGTAAATCAATTTTAA